Proteins from a single region of Artemia franciscana chromosome 20, ASM3288406v1, whole genome shotgun sequence:
- the LOC136040396 gene encoding cuticle protein 7-like, with product MKVLIIATFVALSVAAPQYPKPAGYSGYKPDYKPSYKTDYAPAPYDFAWAVKDDYTYNDYNHQESSDGNGYVKGSYQTLLPDGRVQTVTYTADDYTGYVADVQYSGEAKYDYKPAYKPSYPAPAYKTPAYPAPAYKVPAYPAPAYSSPAYKAPAYRPKY from the exons atgaag gttCTTATCATAGCTACTTTTGTTGCCTTGTCTGTTGCTGCCCCTCAGTACCCCAAACCAGCAGGCTACTCTGGTTATAAGCCCGATTACAAGCCATCATACAAAACTGAT tatgcACCAGCCCCCTATGACTTTGCTTGGGCAGTGAAGGATGACTACACATACAATGACTACAACCACCAAGAAAGCTCAGATGGTAATGGCTACGTAAAAGGCAGCTACCAGACTCTACTTCCAGATGGCCGTGTTCAGACTGTTACCTACACTGCTGATGATTATACCGGATACGTTGCTGATGTTCAGTATTCTGGTGAAGCTAAATATGACTACAAGCCAGCATACAAACCCTCTTACCCAGCACCAGCATACAAGACACCAGCATACCCAGCCCCTGCTTACAAAGTGCCAGCATACCCTGCACCTGCATATTCCTCTCCCGCATACAAGGCCCCAGCCTACAGGCCAAAATATTAA
- the LOC136040397 gene encoding cuticle protein 7-like, with product MKALIIATFVALSVAAPQYPKPAGYSGYKPDYKPSYKTDYAPAPYDFAWAVKDDYTYNDYSHQESSDGNGYVKGSYQTLLPDGRVQTVTYTADDYAGYVADVQYSGEAKYDYKPAYKPSYPAPAYKTPAYPAPAYKVPAYHAPAYPSPAYKAPAYGPKY from the exons gctCTTATCATAGCTACTTTTGTTGCCTTGTCTGTTGCTGCCCCTCAGTACCCTAAACCAGCAGGCTACTCTGGTTATAAGCCCGATTACAAGCCATCATACAAAACTGAT taCGCCCCAGCCCCCTATGACTTCGCTTGGGCAGTGAAAGATGACTACACATACAATGACTACAGCCACCAAGAAAGCTCAGATGGTAATGGCTACGTAAAAGGCAGCTACCAGACTCTACTTCCAGATGGCCGTGTTCAGACTGTTACCTACACTGCTGATGATTATGCCGGATATGTTGCTGATGTTCAATATTCCGGTGAAGCTAAATATGACTACAAGCCAGCATACAAACCCTCTTACCCAGCACCAGCATACAAGACACCAGCATACCCAGCCCCTGCTTACAAAGTGCCAGCATACCATGCACCTGCATATCCCTCTCCCGCATACAAGGCCCCAGCCTACGGGCCAAAATATTAA